In the Mytilus galloprovincialis chromosome 10, xbMytGall1.hap1.1, whole genome shotgun sequence genome, one interval contains:
- the LOC143049688 gene encoding uncharacterized protein LOC143049688 isoform X1: protein MYTDQHVRMESIILQNNNNGLTVWTTSVFIVGNIAGGGVLALPKAVEDTGWIGFILIIVFGIFSTYTATLIGESWVIIQERYPKYRSHVPDPYPVIGEIAYGRKGRNLVNVVMNIYNYGSAVVYMVLAAGNIETLLEKVTEDISLCYWLIILAGVLAPLICLGTPKDFWPIGVGATFTTGIACILIIIQSLNDKDQHMPVSHSTTDPLKFSTSFGTMVFAVSGHSVLPTIINDMKKKEDFKKAAFLGYAIVLMMYMPTAIVGYMVYGENLNENIIKSVSAGPCAYTVDII, encoded by the exons ATGTATACTGACCAACACGTTAGAATGGAATCTATAATTTTGCAGAATAATAACAATGGCCTGACTGTATGGACGACGTCTGTTTTTATAGTAGGCAACATAGCTGGTGGTGGTGTGTTGGCCCTACCAAAAGCTGTTGAAGATACAG GTTGGATTGGGTTCATTTTGATTATTGTCTTTGGAATATTTTCTACCTACACTGCCACATTAATTGGTGAATCGTGGGTAATCATTCAAGAAAGGTATCCAAAATATCGGTCACATGTGCCGGATCCTTATCCAGTAATTGGGGAGATAGCATATGGAAGAAAAGGAAg GAACCTTGTGAACGTTGTGATGAACATCTACAATTATGGTAGTGCTGTGGTCTATATGGTGTTAGCTGCTGGAAACATCGAGACACTGTTAGAAAAAGTGACAGAAGATATATCGCTATGCTATTGGCTAATTATATTAGCCGGAGTACTAGCACCACTTATATGTCTTGGAACACCAAAGGATTTCTG GCCGATAGGGGTAGGAGCTACGTTTACCACTGGTATAGCGTGTATTTTGATAATTATCCAGTCACTAAACGACAAGGACCAACACATGCCTGTTTCCCATTCAACTACAGACCCACTTAAATTTTCTACATCATTTGGAACAATGGTGTTTGCGGTCAGCGGTCATTCGGTCCTACCTACCATAATAAATGACATGAAGAAAAAGGAAGATTTCAAAAAAGCAGCTTTCCTTGGATATGCAA TTGTCCTTATGATGTATATGCCAACAGCAATTGTAGGATACATGGTGTATGGAGAGAATCTCAATGAAAACATAATAAAGAGTGTTTCAGCTGGTCCTTGTGCCTATACTGTAGATATAATATAG
- the LOC143049688 gene encoding uncharacterized protein LOC143049688 isoform X3, protein MYTDQHVRMESIILQNNNNGLTVWTTSVFIVGNIAGGGVLALPKAVEDTGWIGFILIIVFGIFSTYTATLIGESWVIIQERYPKYRSHVPDPYPVIGEIAYGRKGRNLVNVVMNIYNYGSAVVYMVLAAGNIETLLEKVTEDISLCYWLIILAGVLAPLICLGTPKDFWPIGVGATFTTGIACILIIIQSLNDKDQHMPVSHSTTDPLKFSTSFGTMVFAVSGHSVLPTIINDMKKKEDFKKAAFLGYASKFLSL, encoded by the exons ATGTATACTGACCAACACGTTAGAATGGAATCTATAATTTTGCAGAATAATAACAATGGCCTGACTGTATGGACGACGTCTGTTTTTATAGTAGGCAACATAGCTGGTGGTGGTGTGTTGGCCCTACCAAAAGCTGTTGAAGATACAG GTTGGATTGGGTTCATTTTGATTATTGTCTTTGGAATATTTTCTACCTACACTGCCACATTAATTGGTGAATCGTGGGTAATCATTCAAGAAAGGTATCCAAAATATCGGTCACATGTGCCGGATCCTTATCCAGTAATTGGGGAGATAGCATATGGAAGAAAAGGAAg GAACCTTGTGAACGTTGTGATGAACATCTACAATTATGGTAGTGCTGTGGTCTATATGGTGTTAGCTGCTGGAAACATCGAGACACTGTTAGAAAAAGTGACAGAAGATATATCGCTATGCTATTGGCTAATTATATTAGCCGGAGTACTAGCACCACTTATATGTCTTGGAACACCAAAGGATTTCTG GCCGATAGGGGTAGGAGCTACGTTTACCACTGGTATAGCGTGTATTTTGATAATTATCCAGTCACTAAACGACAAGGACCAACACATGCCTGTTTCCCATTCAACTACAGACCCACTTAAATTTTCTACATCATTTGGAACAATGGTGTTTGCGGTCAGCGGTCATTCGGTCCTACCTACCATAATAAATGACATGAAGAAAAAGGAAGATTTCAAAAAAGCAGCTTTCCTTGGATATGCAAGTAAATTT TTGTCCTTATGA
- the LOC143049688 gene encoding uncharacterized protein LOC143049688 isoform X2, with translation MEEWTLIQENNNNGLTVWTTSVFIVGNIAGGGVLALPKAVEDTGWIGFILIIVFGIFSTYTATLIGESWVIIQERYPKYRSHVPDPYPVIGEIAYGRKGRNLVNVVMNIYNYGSAVVYMVLAAGNIETLLEKVTEDISLCYWLIILAGVLAPLICLGTPKDFWPIGVGATFTTGIACILIIIQSLNDKDQHMPVSHSTTDPLKFSTSFGTMVFAVSGHSVLPTIINDMKKKEDFKKAAFLGYAIVLMMYMPTAIVGYMVYGENLNENIIKSVSAGPCAYTVDII, from the exons ATGGAAGAGTGGACATTGATACAAGAG AATAATAACAATGGCCTGACTGTATGGACGACGTCTGTTTTTATAGTAGGCAACATAGCTGGTGGTGGTGTGTTGGCCCTACCAAAAGCTGTTGAAGATACAG GTTGGATTGGGTTCATTTTGATTATTGTCTTTGGAATATTTTCTACCTACACTGCCACATTAATTGGTGAATCGTGGGTAATCATTCAAGAAAGGTATCCAAAATATCGGTCACATGTGCCGGATCCTTATCCAGTAATTGGGGAGATAGCATATGGAAGAAAAGGAAg GAACCTTGTGAACGTTGTGATGAACATCTACAATTATGGTAGTGCTGTGGTCTATATGGTGTTAGCTGCTGGAAACATCGAGACACTGTTAGAAAAAGTGACAGAAGATATATCGCTATGCTATTGGCTAATTATATTAGCCGGAGTACTAGCACCACTTATATGTCTTGGAACACCAAAGGATTTCTG GCCGATAGGGGTAGGAGCTACGTTTACCACTGGTATAGCGTGTATTTTGATAATTATCCAGTCACTAAACGACAAGGACCAACACATGCCTGTTTCCCATTCAACTACAGACCCACTTAAATTTTCTACATCATTTGGAACAATGGTGTTTGCGGTCAGCGGTCATTCGGTCCTACCTACCATAATAAATGACATGAAGAAAAAGGAAGATTTCAAAAAAGCAGCTTTCCTTGGATATGCAA TTGTCCTTATGATGTATATGCCAACAGCAATTGTAGGATACATGGTGTATGGAGAGAATCTCAATGAAAACATAATAAAGAGTGTTTCAGCTGGTCCTTGTGCCTATACTGTAGATATAATATAG